The Variovorax paradoxus B4 genome includes a region encoding these proteins:
- a CDS encoding tartrate dehydrogenase: MTPTFRIALIAGDGIGKEVMPEGLRVVLAAAERFGFELDCRTIDWASCDYHAQHGQMMPDDWKEQLRGVDALYFGAVGWPETVPDHVSLWGSLLKFRREFDQYINLRPVRLFEGVPCPLAGRKPGDIDYLVVRENTEGEYTSLGGVMYEGTEREIVIQESVFSRHGTDRVLKYAYELAQSRKRKHLTVATKSNGIAISMPWWDGRADAVGRDHPEVTVDKQHIDILSARFVLQPMRFDVVVASNLFGDILSDLGPATTGTIGLAPSANLNPERKFPSLFEPVHGSAPDIYGQNIANPIAMIWSGALMLDFLTQGQGAGRAAHDAILGAIEAVLRDGPRTRDLGGTASTTEIGMAIAERVAN; the protein is encoded by the coding sequence ATGACCCCCACATTCCGCATTGCGCTGATCGCCGGCGACGGCATCGGCAAGGAAGTGATGCCCGAGGGCCTGCGCGTGGTGCTGGCCGCCGCCGAGCGCTTCGGCTTTGAGCTCGACTGCCGCACCATCGACTGGGCCAGCTGCGACTACCACGCGCAGCACGGCCAGATGATGCCGGACGACTGGAAGGAACAGCTGCGCGGCGTGGACGCGCTCTATTTTGGCGCCGTCGGCTGGCCCGAAACCGTGCCCGACCACGTCTCGCTCTGGGGGTCGCTGCTCAAGTTCCGCCGCGAGTTCGACCAGTACATCAACCTGCGCCCGGTGCGCCTGTTCGAGGGCGTGCCCTGCCCGCTGGCCGGACGCAAGCCCGGCGACATCGACTACCTCGTGGTGCGCGAGAACACAGAGGGCGAATACACTTCGCTCGGCGGCGTGATGTACGAAGGTACCGAGCGCGAGATCGTGATCCAGGAATCGGTGTTCTCGCGCCATGGCACCGACCGCGTGCTCAAGTACGCCTACGAGCTCGCCCAGTCGCGCAAGAGAAAACACCTCACGGTGGCCACCAAGAGCAACGGCATCGCGATCAGCATGCCGTGGTGGGACGGCCGCGCCGACGCCGTCGGCCGCGACCACCCCGAGGTGACGGTCGACAAGCAGCACATCGACATCCTGTCGGCGCGCTTCGTGCTGCAGCCCATGCGCTTCGACGTGGTGGTGGCGAGCAACCTGTTCGGCGACATCCTCTCCGACCTCGGCCCGGCCACCACCGGCACCATCGGCCTCGCGCCCTCGGCCAACCTCAACCCAGAGCGCAAGTTTCCCTCGCTGTTCGAGCCGGTGCACGGCTCGGCGCCCGACATCTACGGCCAGAACATCGCCAACCCGATCGCGATGATCTGGTCGGGCGCGCTGATGCTGGACTTCCTCACGCAAGGCCAGGGCGCGGGCCGCGCCGCGCACGACGCCATCCTCGGCGCCATCGAGGCGGTGCTGCGCGACGGACCGCGCACGCGCGACCTGGGCGGCACGGCCTCGACCACCGAAATTGGAATGGCCATTGCCGAGCGCGTGGCGAATTGA
- a CDS encoding LysR substrate-binding domain-containing protein, with product MNHHVRAPSTMSLMCLEASARLRSFTAAAQELRLTQGAVSRQVQTLEERLRVKLFTRRREALALTDAGRYYLGEVAPLLQRLERATANVMALKGRGGELSLSVGASIGSYWLIPRLPAFTREHGEITLNLGTRVGPVDFSATPVDASLEFGDGQRPGLHSEFVLPLILSPYAAPAWIAAHGAAVDANTPRSALIHHQTLPGAWDEWFAREGIAAEAGREGPRYDIMSMALNAAVAGMGVALLPPYMSDDMMASGRLRRLSRRRWRYAKGYYLVYPEESAQMQSLQVFREWLLAQAGDI from the coding sequence ATGAACCATCACGTCCGCGCTCCGTCGACGATGTCCTTGATGTGCCTGGAAGCCAGCGCGCGCCTGCGCTCCTTCACCGCCGCCGCGCAGGAGCTGCGCCTCACGCAAGGTGCGGTGAGCCGGCAGGTCCAGACGCTGGAAGAGCGTCTTCGCGTCAAGCTCTTCACACGGCGGCGCGAGGCCCTGGCCTTGACGGACGCGGGCCGCTACTACCTGGGCGAAGTCGCGCCGCTGCTGCAGCGGCTGGAACGTGCCACGGCCAACGTCATGGCGCTCAAGGGCCGGGGGGGCGAGCTGTCGCTGTCGGTCGGTGCGTCGATCGGCAGCTACTGGCTGATTCCGCGCCTGCCTGCGTTCACGCGCGAGCATGGAGAAATCACGCTCAACCTCGGCACGCGCGTGGGGCCGGTGGATTTCAGCGCCACGCCGGTCGATGCATCGCTGGAGTTCGGCGATGGTCAGCGTCCGGGCCTGCACAGCGAGTTCGTGCTGCCGCTGATCCTCTCGCCTTACGCGGCCCCCGCATGGATCGCCGCCCACGGCGCGGCCGTCGATGCGAACACGCCGCGCTCGGCCTTGATCCACCATCAAACCCTGCCCGGCGCATGGGACGAATGGTTCGCGCGCGAGGGCATCGCGGCCGAGGCAGGACGCGAGGGGCCGCGCTACGACATCATGTCCATGGCCCTCAACGCCGCCGTTGCCGGCATGGGCGTGGCGCTGCTGCCGCCCTACATGAGCGACGACATGATGGCTTCGGGGCGCCTCAGGCGGCTGTCGCGCCGCAGATGGCGCTACGCCAAGGGCTACTACCTCGTCTACCCGGAAGAGTCCGCGCAGATGCAGTCGCTGCAGGTCTTCAGGGAATGGCTGCTGGCGCAAGCAGGCGACATCTGA
- a CDS encoding DSD1 family PLP-dependent enzyme produces MTPWKAARPGDHIHAIDTPALVLDLDAFERNLARMAEALRGSGVRLRAHAKCHKTPEIALRQVALGAVGICCQKVSEAAVFVAAGIDDVLVTNQVMGQAKLRHLAALARRARMGVLVDHPEQVQALAAAAQAEGVTLDVYVEVNVGANRCGVAPGEEAVRLAQQIAASPPLRFMGLHCYHGPAQHLRAPQDRAAAIAGAAEAARATRAAIEACGIAVERVTGAGTGSFLHERDSGVFNEIQAGSYVFMDRDYGDNQRGENDIPFEHALFVRTTVMSRATPERAVVDAGLKASSVDSGLPTVWQRSDLRYLKASDEHGVLATADAAAVALGDALMLVPGHCDPTVNLYDDLVCVRGERVEALWPIAARGALL; encoded by the coding sequence ATGACTCCCTGGAAAGCCGCAAGGCCTGGCGATCACATCCACGCCATCGACACGCCCGCGCTCGTGCTCGACCTCGATGCATTCGAACGCAACCTCGCGCGCATGGCCGAGGCGCTGCGCGGCAGCGGCGTGCGCCTGCGCGCCCATGCCAAGTGCCACAAGACGCCGGAGATCGCCCTGCGCCAGGTGGCCCTGGGGGCAGTCGGCATCTGCTGCCAGAAGGTCAGCGAGGCGGCGGTGTTCGTGGCGGCCGGCATCGACGATGTACTGGTCACCAACCAGGTGATGGGCCAGGCCAAGCTGCGCCATCTGGCCGCGCTGGCCCGCCGCGCGCGCATGGGCGTGCTGGTCGACCACCCCGAGCAGGTGCAGGCGCTGGCCGCCGCGGCGCAGGCAGAGGGCGTGACGCTGGATGTCTATGTCGAGGTCAACGTCGGTGCCAACCGCTGCGGCGTGGCCCCCGGCGAAGAAGCCGTGCGGCTGGCGCAGCAGATCGCGGCCAGCCCGCCGCTGCGCTTCATGGGCCTGCACTGCTACCACGGCCCGGCCCAGCATCTGCGCGCGCCGCAGGACCGCGCCGCGGCCATCGCCGGAGCCGCGGAGGCCGCACGCGCGACCCGCGCGGCCATCGAGGCCTGCGGCATCGCCGTCGAGCGCGTGACGGGGGCGGGCACCGGCAGCTTCCTGCATGAGCGTGACTCCGGCGTCTTCAACGAGATCCAGGCCGGCTCCTACGTCTTCATGGACCGCGACTACGGCGACAACCAGCGCGGCGAGAACGACATCCCTTTCGAGCATGCCCTGTTCGTGCGCACCACCGTCATGAGCCGCGCCACGCCCGAGCGCGCCGTGGTCGACGCCGGCCTCAAGGCTTCCAGCGTGGATTCGGGCCTGCCCACCGTGTGGCAGCGCAGCGACTTGCGCTACCTGAAAGCCTCCGACGAGCACGGCGTGCTGGCCACGGCCGATGCCGCCGCGGTTGCCTTGGGCGACGCGCTGATGCTGGTGCCCGGCCATTGCGACCCCACCGTCAATCTCTACGACGACCTGGTCTGCGTGCGCGGCGAGCGGGTGGAGGCCCTGTGGCCGATCGCCGCGCGCGGCGCGCTGCTTTGA
- a CDS encoding NAD-dependent succinate-semialdehyde dehydrogenase, with the protein MTLTLERQDLLPGQQLIGADWREASDGRRLDVTDPATDGVFASVPDGTAADARAAVNAAHAAFPAWRAVPAKQRAQILKRWNDLMLAHQEDLARLISREQGKPLAEGRGEVAYAASYVEWFGEEATRANGDVIPAPVTGRRMLALKEPVGVVAAITPWNFPAAMIARKIAPALAAGCTVVCKPAEDTPLTSLALVRLAREAGVPAGVLNIVTASRERTPEVVDVWLADARVRKISFTGSTPVGKHLARAAADTLKKLSLELGGNAPFIVFEDADVDAAVEGLMAAKFRNGGQTCVSPNRVFVQARVHDAFVEKLAARVGALKVGPATKPDSQIGPMINARAVDKIERHVRNAVARGARIVVGGERLRSARCDGPNYYAPTVLVNADAGMDCSCEETFGPVVPVTRFETEAEVIAAANDTPFGLAAYFYSTDVRRIWRVAEALESGIVGINEGALAAEAAPFGGVKESGYGREGSVHGLDDYMHTKYLCQGGL; encoded by the coding sequence ATGACACTGACACTTGAACGCCAGGACCTGCTGCCCGGCCAACAGCTCATCGGCGCCGACTGGCGCGAAGCCAGCGACGGCCGCCGCCTCGACGTGACCGACCCCGCCACCGACGGCGTCTTCGCGAGCGTGCCCGACGGCACCGCCGCCGATGCGCGCGCCGCAGTGAATGCCGCACATGCCGCCTTCCCCGCCTGGCGTGCCGTGCCGGCCAAGCAGCGCGCGCAGATTCTCAAGCGCTGGAACGACCTGATGCTCGCGCACCAGGAAGACCTGGCCCGCCTCATCTCGCGCGAACAGGGCAAGCCACTGGCCGAAGGCCGCGGCGAAGTGGCCTACGCAGCGAGCTACGTCGAATGGTTCGGCGAAGAAGCCACGCGCGCCAACGGCGACGTGATTCCGGCCCCCGTGACCGGCCGCCGCATGCTCGCGCTGAAGGAACCCGTGGGCGTGGTCGCCGCTATCACGCCGTGGAACTTTCCGGCCGCAATGATCGCGCGCAAGATCGCGCCCGCGCTGGCCGCGGGCTGCACCGTCGTGTGCAAGCCGGCCGAGGACACGCCGCTGACCTCGCTCGCGCTCGTCAGGCTCGCGCGGGAAGCCGGCGTGCCCGCAGGCGTGCTCAACATCGTCACGGCTTCGCGCGAACGCACGCCCGAGGTGGTCGACGTGTGGCTGGCCGATGCGCGGGTGCGCAAGATCAGCTTCACCGGCTCCACGCCGGTCGGCAAGCACCTGGCACGCGCCGCGGCCGACACGCTCAAGAAGCTGTCGCTCGAACTGGGCGGCAATGCGCCCTTCATCGTGTTCGAGGATGCCGACGTCGATGCCGCGGTCGAGGGTTTGATGGCCGCCAAGTTCCGCAACGGCGGCCAGACCTGCGTGTCCCCGAACCGCGTGTTCGTGCAGGCCAGGGTGCACGACGCCTTCGTCGAGAAGCTGGCCGCGCGGGTCGGCGCGCTCAAGGTGGGTCCGGCGACGAAGCCCGACTCGCAGATCGGCCCGATGATCAACGCACGCGCGGTCGACAAGATCGAGCGCCACGTGCGCAACGCCGTGGCCCGCGGCGCACGCATCGTGGTGGGCGGCGAACGGCTGCGCTCCGCGCGCTGCGACGGCCCCAACTACTACGCGCCGACCGTGCTCGTGAACGCCGACGCAGGCATGGATTGCAGCTGCGAAGAGACTTTCGGACCCGTGGTGCCGGTCACGCGCTTCGAGACCGAGGCCGAGGTGATCGCGGCCGCCAACGACACGCCCTTCGGCCTGGCCGCCTACTTCTACTCGACCGACGTGCGCCGCATCTGGCGCGTGGCCGAGGCACTCGAATCCGGCATCGTCGGCATCAACGAAGGCGCGCTGGCCGCCGAGGCCGCGCCCTTCGGCGGCGTGAAGGAATCGGGCTACGGGCGCGAAGGCTCGGTGCACGGGCTCGACGACTACATGCACACCAAGTACCTGTGCCAGGGCGGGCTTTGA
- a CDS encoding Bug family tripartite tricarboxylate transporter substrate binding protein encodes MRPRALLCTLVLAAVAVVSMPVLAAYPDKAIRLIVPSAPGGAPDALMRALGAQLSQQMGVPIVIDNKPGGSYTIGTMDLVHSAPDGYTLAYGNIVSLATNRSLLPNVPYDVEKDLTLVANTLRLSNLLIVNNDLPVKSVPELIAYAKKNPGKLAFASDGNGTTAHLGVELFKSMTGTDMLHVPYKAATAAITDLIGGGVQLMMVNTPVSGPQAQAGKVRALGISSRQRSPTYPDIPTIAEAGVPGFEVEAWGGIIGPARMPREVVERLNAEIRTALANPALRERFRLLGAETDFGTSEQFLALSRRETLKWARIIKDSGAKID; translated from the coding sequence ATGCGTCCACGTGCCTTGCTGTGTACTCTCGTCCTCGCCGCGGTGGCGGTGGTTTCGATGCCGGTCCTCGCGGCCTATCCCGACAAGGCGATCCGCCTGATCGTGCCCTCGGCCCCGGGTGGCGCGCCCGACGCGCTGATGCGCGCACTGGGCGCGCAGCTGTCGCAGCAGATGGGCGTGCCCATCGTGATCGACAACAAGCCCGGCGGCTCCTACACGATCGGCACCATGGACCTCGTGCATTCGGCGCCGGACGGCTACACGCTGGCCTACGGCAACATCGTCTCGCTGGCCACCAACCGGTCGCTGCTGCCCAACGTGCCGTACGACGTCGAGAAAGACCTGACGCTGGTCGCCAACACGCTGCGCCTGTCCAACCTGCTGATCGTCAACAACGACCTGCCGGTGAAGAGCGTGCCCGAGCTGATCGCCTATGCGAAGAAGAACCCGGGGAAGCTGGCCTTCGCATCCGACGGCAACGGCACCACCGCGCACCTGGGCGTCGAGCTCTTCAAGTCCATGACCGGCACTGACATGCTGCACGTGCCCTACAAGGCCGCGACGGCGGCCATCACCGACCTGATCGGCGGCGGCGTGCAGCTCATGATGGTCAACACGCCGGTGTCCGGCCCGCAGGCCCAGGCGGGCAAGGTGAGGGCGCTGGGCATCTCTTCCCGCCAGCGCTCGCCCACCTATCCGGACATCCCCACCATTGCCGAAGCCGGCGTGCCGGGTTTCGAGGTGGAGGCCTGGGGCGGCATCATCGGGCCGGCCCGCATGCCCAGGGAGGTGGTGGAACGGCTCAATGCCGAGATCCGTACCGCGCTGGCCAACCCGGCGTTGCGCGAGCGCTTCAGGCTGCTCGGTGCCGAGACCGATTTCGGAACCTCGGAGCAGTTCCTCGCACTCTCACGCCGCGAAACGCTCAAGTGGGCCAGGATCATCAAGGACTCGGGCGCGAAGATCGATTGA
- a CDS encoding MerR family transcriptional regulator produces the protein MRSPAPHLKSSEAASRLGVSAKALRLYEQRGLVEPGRTAAGWRAYGPAEMARAGEIVALRALGFSLAQVARVLAGNPEGLEQALAAHQAALEAQLRQLMHTVEKVRGLRSGVAQGRTPSIGELAGLLAPASEVRLAFDLPWPWGGERFELRDIRSLNYIVGPLGSGKTRLAQRIAEVLPNAAWLGLDRRAECGADASEPRVDRALAWLVEDGATPSDALNALLAGLEAEGPDAVVVDLIEHGLDQATQEALIARLRRRGPDALPIFMLTRSCAILDLAAVGPDEAIILCPANHSPPSLVAPCPGASGYEAVATCLASPEVRARTAGVVAWRQAA, from the coding sequence ATGCGATCTCCCGCCCCGCACCTGAAATCCTCCGAAGCCGCGAGCCGGCTGGGCGTTTCGGCCAAGGCCCTGCGGCTGTACGAACAGCGCGGCCTGGTCGAGCCCGGCCGGACCGCGGCGGGATGGCGGGCCTACGGCCCGGCGGAGATGGCGCGCGCAGGCGAGATCGTCGCGCTTCGCGCGCTCGGCTTCAGCCTGGCCCAGGTGGCACGGGTGCTCGCAGGCAACCCTGAAGGCCTGGAGCAGGCGCTGGCCGCGCACCAGGCGGCGCTGGAGGCGCAGCTTCGCCAGCTCATGCACACCGTCGAGAAGGTCCGCGGCCTGCGAAGCGGCGTTGCGCAAGGCCGGACGCCGAGCATCGGCGAACTCGCGGGCCTGCTGGCACCCGCCAGCGAAGTGCGCCTTGCCTTCGACCTGCCGTGGCCCTGGGGCGGGGAGCGCTTCGAGCTTCGCGACATCCGGTCGCTGAACTACATCGTCGGGCCGCTCGGCAGCGGCAAGACCCGGCTGGCGCAGCGCATTGCCGAGGTGCTACCCAACGCGGCCTGGCTCGGCCTGGACCGGCGGGCGGAGTGCGGCGCCGATGCGTCCGAGCCTCGGGTCGATCGCGCCCTGGCCTGGCTCGTGGAGGACGGCGCGACGCCATCGGACGCGCTGAATGCACTTCTGGCGGGGCTAGAAGCGGAAGGGCCCGATGCCGTGGTCGTGGACCTGATCGAACACGGCTTGGACCAGGCCACCCAGGAGGCGCTGATTGCCCGGCTGCGCCGCCGCGGACCGGACGCGCTGCCGATCTTCATGCTTACGCGCTCCTGCGCGATCCTCGACCTGGCGGCCGTCGGGCCGGACGAGGCGATCATCCTGTGCCCCGCGAACCACAGCCCGCCGAGCCTGGTCGCACCCTGCCCCGGCGCGTCGGGTTACGAGGCCGTCGCCACCTGCCTGGCGTCGCCGGAGGTGCGGGCGCGAACGGCGGGGGTTGTCGCGTGGCGGCAGGCGGCCTGA
- a CDS encoding N-acyl-D-amino-acid deacylase family protein gives MQEKFDLLIRNASIVDGTGAPRFTGDIGIRGDRIARIGDLSAAHGEVEIDRAGRIAAPGFIDAHTHDDRLMLSAPDMAPKVSQGITTVIAGNCGISLAPMPGGITQPVTPPLNLLDEEGGWFSFPTFASYIEELRAKPAATNCALLVGHTTLRVATLDDLGLPATGEQIARMRALVQEALEAGAIGVSTGLYYEPAVAAPTEEVIETCRPLKAFNGVYCTHMRNEADQVIDSLEESFRVGREVGVQVVISHMKVVGPANHGRSQEALSFIEQNMATQPICLDCYPYTAGSTILSSDRAATSSRVIVSWSKPMPEHAGQDLDAIAKELGVSQDEAIRQLSPAGGIYFRLDEADVQRILKFDNTMIGSDGLPHDAAPHPRLWGSFPRVLGHYGRLLGLFPLETAIYKMTGLTAKNFGLKDRGVLKEGAYADLALFDADTVDEAATYEAPMAPARGIEAVIVNGAIVWRDGGSTGARPGRVLAREV, from the coding sequence ATGCAGGAAAAATTCGACCTTCTGATCCGCAACGCCAGCATCGTCGATGGCACCGGTGCGCCCCGCTTCACGGGCGACATCGGCATTCGCGGCGACCGCATCGCCCGCATCGGCGATCTGTCCGCCGCGCACGGCGAGGTGGAGATCGACCGGGCAGGGCGCATTGCGGCGCCCGGCTTCATCGACGCGCACACCCACGACGACCGCCTCATGCTGTCCGCTCCCGACATGGCGCCCAAGGTCAGCCAGGGCATCACCACCGTGATCGCGGGCAACTGCGGCATCTCGCTGGCCCCGATGCCGGGCGGCATCACGCAGCCGGTCACACCGCCGTTGAACCTGCTCGACGAGGAAGGCGGCTGGTTCTCCTTTCCCACGTTCGCCTCGTACATCGAGGAACTGCGCGCCAAGCCCGCGGCCACCAATTGCGCGCTGCTCGTCGGCCACACCACACTGCGCGTCGCGACGCTGGACGATCTGGGCCTGCCGGCCACCGGCGAGCAGATCGCCCGCATGCGCGCGCTGGTGCAGGAAGCGCTCGAGGCCGGCGCCATCGGCGTTTCCACCGGCCTCTACTACGAGCCCGCGGTCGCGGCGCCCACCGAGGAAGTGATCGAGACCTGCCGCCCGCTGAAGGCATTCAACGGCGTGTATTGCACCCACATGCGCAACGAGGCGGACCAGGTGATCGACTCGCTGGAGGAAAGCTTCCGCGTCGGCCGCGAGGTCGGCGTGCAGGTGGTGATCTCGCACATGAAGGTGGTGGGGCCGGCGAACCACGGCCGCTCGCAGGAGGCGCTGTCCTTCATCGAGCAGAACATGGCCACGCAGCCCATCTGCCTGGACTGCTACCCCTACACGGCCGGCTCGACCATCCTCTCGTCCGACCGCGCCGCGACCTCGTCGCGCGTGATCGTGAGCTGGTCGAAACCCATGCCAGAGCATGCGGGCCAGGACCTGGACGCGATCGCGAAAGAACTGGGTGTCAGCCAGGACGAAGCGATCCGCCAGCTCAGCCCCGCTGGCGGCATCTACTTCAGGCTGGACGAGGCCGACGTGCAGCGCATCCTGAAGTTCGACAACACCATGATCGGCTCCGACGGCCTGCCGCACGATGCGGCGCCCCATCCGCGGCTGTGGGGCAGCTTTCCGCGCGTGCTGGGGCACTACGGGCGCCTGCTCGGGCTGTTCCCGCTGGAAACCGCCATCTACAAGATGACCGGACTGACGGCGAAGAACTTCGGCCTGAAGGACCGCGGCGTGCTGAAGGAAGGCGCGTACGCCGACCTGGCGCTGTTCGACGCGGACACCGTGGACGAGGCCGCCACCTATGAAGCGCCCATGGCGCCGGCCCGCGGCATCGAGGCGGTGATCGTCAATGGCGCGATCGTGTGGCGCGACGGCGGGTCGACGGGCGCGCGGCCGGGGCGGGTGCTGGCGCGCGAGGTGTGA
- a CDS encoding NUDIX hydrolase, whose protein sequence is MKTISYGVLIVNEQGQLLMAHATGQKHWDIPKGGAEAGESAREAAIREVREETGIALAADSMEELGRMPYRPAKDLHLFRAFVHTRDCDIAACKCTSFFPHHASGVMTPEVDQFKWVDTADVPALAAKSMTAVLRTLPGFGTTRDT, encoded by the coding sequence ATGAAAACCATCTCCTATGGCGTGCTCATCGTCAACGAGCAAGGCCAGCTTCTCATGGCGCACGCGACGGGCCAGAAGCACTGGGACATCCCCAAGGGCGGCGCAGAAGCAGGCGAGTCGGCGCGCGAGGCGGCCATCCGCGAGGTTCGGGAAGAGACCGGCATCGCGCTGGCCGCGGATTCGATGGAGGAACTCGGGCGCATGCCTTACCGTCCGGCCAAGGACCTGCACCTGTTCCGCGCCTTCGTGCACACGCGCGACTGCGACATTGCAGCGTGCAAGTGCACGAGCTTCTTTCCTCACCACGCTTCAGGCGTGATGACGCCCGAGGTGGACCAGTTCAAGTGGGTGGACACCGCAGACGTCCCGGCGCTTGCCGCAAAGTCGATGACGGCGGTGCTTCGGACGCTGCCCGGCTTCGGAACGACGAGGGACACCTGA
- the pyrF gene encoding orotidine-5'-phosphate decarboxylase yields the protein MDSRIIVSLDFATAASAAVLVRQLGAEATFYKVGLQLLTAAGPSVVRSLVAGDKRVFLDLKLLEIPSSVAAAVSAAGQIGASMVTVHALGGSAVLRSAVEAAGRFPHLKVLALTVITSMDDEALHEVGVGSTVTEQVLRLARLAAAAGCHGVVASPLEARLLRETLPPGMLIVAPGIQLAGDLEKSDHARFTTAAQAIDAGATHVVVGRPIARAPNPAEAFAAMRAELSALR from the coding sequence TTGGACAGCCGCATCATCGTGTCGCTCGACTTCGCCACCGCTGCATCGGCAGCAGTCCTGGTGCGGCAATTGGGCGCCGAAGCGACGTTCTACAAGGTCGGCTTGCAGTTGCTGACCGCGGCCGGGCCTTCGGTCGTGCGCTCGCTCGTGGCGGGCGACAAGCGTGTGTTCCTGGACCTCAAGCTGCTGGAGATTCCGAGTTCGGTCGCGGCGGCGGTGTCCGCAGCGGGGCAGATCGGCGCCTCGATGGTGACGGTCCATGCCTTGGGCGGTTCGGCGGTGCTTCGGTCCGCGGTCGAGGCCGCGGGCCGCTTTCCTCACCTGAAGGTACTCGCGCTCACCGTCATCACCAGCATGGACGACGAAGCTCTGCACGAAGTGGGCGTGGGCTCGACGGTGACCGAACAGGTGCTGCGCCTTGCGCGGCTTGCTGCCGCTGCGGGATGCCACGGCGTCGTCGCCTCGCCGCTGGAAGCGCGGCTGCTTCGCGAGACCTTGCCGCCGGGCATGCTGATCGTCGCGCCCGGCATACAGCTGGCTGGTGACTTGGAGAAGAGCGACCATGCGCGCTTCACCACGGCGGCGCAGGCCATCGACGCGGGCGCGACGCATGTGGTGGTCGGCCGGCCGATCGCGCGTGCGCCGAATCCCGCGGAGGCCTTTGCGGCCATGCGTGCGGAGCTGTCGGCGCTGCGGTAA
- a CDS encoding cupin domain-containing protein, which translates to MKAARLHRGQLGAGIAALSLALAAGWALMPHGNRQEAAQWFADVCSSVARPMFSSAPAPAGSGADARPATSVKVLSCEALPNVPGKSVTTVLVDFPPLAYSPAHRHPGSVTAIILEGTIRSQLGGGPVGTYRSGETFFEPPRTLHLFAENPDPVRPAKLVAVFVADENCGPLVLPPDAD; encoded by the coding sequence GTGAAGGCGGCCCGGCTTCATCGCGGCCAACTCGGCGCCGGCATTGCGGCGCTCTCCCTGGCGCTGGCCGCCGGCTGGGCGCTGATGCCGCATGGCAACCGGCAGGAGGCGGCGCAATGGTTCGCCGACGTGTGCAGCAGCGTGGCCCGGCCGATGTTCTCGTCGGCCCCGGCGCCCGCGGGCTCGGGCGCCGATGCCAGGCCCGCGACCTCGGTCAAGGTGCTCTCGTGCGAGGCGCTGCCGAACGTGCCGGGCAAGTCGGTGACCACCGTGCTCGTCGACTTTCCGCCGCTGGCCTATTCGCCGGCCCATCGGCATCCGGGCTCGGTGACCGCGATCATTCTCGAAGGCACGATCCGCTCGCAGCTCGGCGGCGGACCGGTGGGCACCTACAGGAGCGGCGAGACCTTCTTCGAGCCGCCGCGCACGCTGCATCTCTTTGCGGAGAATCCCGATCCGGTGCGCCCTGCGAAACTGGTGGCGGTGTTCGTTGCCGACGAGAACTGCGGCCCGCTGGTGCTGCCGCCGGATGCCGATTGA